Proteins encoded in a region of the Vicia villosa cultivar HV-30 ecotype Madison, WI linkage group LG5, Vvil1.0, whole genome shotgun sequence genome:
- the LOC131604812 gene encoding protein MAIN-LIKE 1-like gives MTVTLDDVHSLFHLPIVSTFFTPAHRDQTTAVHMVMDALEVDELVVLKEFGDTRGFNLRISWLRRVYQELVEGRYQAAARAYMLHLVACTLFADKSGVYLDFWYLTFFNDLDTPCWAWGVAALTMLYTRLDAASRPDTRQLAGYLSLLQCWIYEHFPRICEWNTQCCAAADPYVRRWKARQTLPGD, from the exons ATGACTGTGACTCTGGATGATGTGCATTCCCTATTTCACCTTCCGATAGTTAGTACATTTTTTACACCAGCTCATAGGGACCAGACGACGGCGGTGCACATGGTGATGGATGCTTTAGAGGTTGATGAGCTGGTTGTGCTCAAGGAGTTTGGTGACACTCGGGGCTTTAACCTCAGGATATCTTGGTTGAGGAGAGTTTATCAGGAGCTTGTCGAAGGGAGGTACCAGGCTGCCGCTAGGGCGTACATGCTACATCTAGtggcatgtactctctttgcAGACAAGTCTGGAGTTTATTTAGATTTCTGGTATCTTACTTTCTTCAACGACCTTGATACCCCATGTTGGGCTTGGGGAGTGGCTGCTTTGACGATGCTATACACAAGGCTTGATGCCGCATCTCGTCCTGACACCAGACAACTTGCTGGTTATCTGAGCTTGTTACAG tGTTGGATCTACGAGCACTTCCCTCGCATCTGTGAGTGGAATACCCAGTGTTGTGCAGCTGCTGACCCTTATGTGAGGAGGTGGAAGGCCCGACAGACCCTTCCAGGAGATTGA